Within the Deltaproteobacteria bacterium genome, the region CACGGCCATCCCGCCCGTGTACGAGAACAGATCGAGCACGCGCTTCCCCGCCGCGAGCGCCTGCACGAGATCGCGCGCTTCGCGCTGATCGAGGTAGAAGCCCGTCTTCTGCCCGTGCGCGACGTCGGCGAAGTACTCGCGCCCGCGCTCGCGCACGAGCACCGGCTCGCTAGGCGGCTCGCCCCAGAGCGTGCGCGGCTCTGCCTGCGCGCCTTCGCGGCGCAGCGCGGCGACGTCGGGGCGCGCGAGGCCCACGCGCGCATTGGTTAGGTCGCGCAGCACCTGCCCTACTGCATCGCTGCGCCGCAGCCACGCCATGCTGCCCGCGCGCACCACCAGGACGTCGTCGAAGCGGTCGACCACGAGCCCCGGCAGGCCGTCGCCCTCCGCGTTCACGAGCCGCAGCGCGTTCGTGCCGGCGAGCAGCGGATGCGCCTCGCGCGCCGCGCGCAATCGCTCCGCGACGAGCGCCTCGCCGCGCGACTCCTTGCCGAACTCGAGCAGCCGCACGCGCAGCTGCGACGCCGGCGCGAAGTGCCCGTGGCCCAGCACCTCGCCGTCGCTCGCGAGGACGCGCACGAGATCGCCGTCCGCCGGCTCCCCTTCGACGCGCGCCACCGCGCCCGACAGCACCCACGGATGACGACGCCGCGCGGACGCATCGCGTCCAGGCAGCAGCACGATGCGCGCGGGGGTCGACATGCGCGCGCAACTTAGGCGAGGTCGCGCGCGCTTCGAGGCTTCGCGCGCGAGCCAACCTATGCTGCGCGACCGATGTCGAACCCGAGCCGCCCTGCCAATCGCCTCGCGCGCGAGACCAGCGCGTACTTGCGCCAGCACATGCACAACCCCGTCGACTGGTTTCCGTGGGGCGAGGAGGCGCTCGCGAAGGCGCGCGCCGAGGACAAGCCCCTGCTCGTCTCGATCGGTTACAGCGCCTGCCACTGGTGCCACGTGATGGAGCGCGAGTCGTTCGAAGACGACGCGATCGCATCCCTCATGAATCAATGGTTCGTGCCAGTGAAGGTCGATCGCGAAGAGCGGCCCGATGTGGATCAGATTTACATGGACACCGTGATGCGCCTGCAGGGCCACGGTGGCTGGCCGCTGACGGTGTTCTGCAAGCCCGACGGCGCGCCCTTCTACGCGGGCACGTACTTCCCGCCCGAGCCGCGCCACGGCCTGCCCAGCTTTCGGCAGGTGCTCGAGGGCCTGCATCGCGCGTATCACCAGCAGCGCGACAAGGTGGACGAGACCGCGCGCCAGGTGCTCGCCTCGCTGCGCGATCGCGCGCGTGGCGTCGCGAGCGCGCCGCCGGGCGCGGAGCAACTGGTCGCCGCCGCGCGGCGCACGATGCAGGGCGCCGATGCCGAGCACGGCGGATTCGGCGGCGGCCCGAAATTCCCGACGCCGTCGAACCTCGACTTGTTGATGGCCGCCGCGCCACTGCTGCCCGCGGCCGAGCGCGACGCGGTGCTCGCGCACCTGCGCCACACCGCGCTCGAGATGTCTCGGCGCGGCCTCTACGACCAGCTCGCCGGCGGCTTCCATCGCTACTGCGTCGACGGCAACTGGGGCGTCCCGCACTTCGAGAAGATGCTCTACGACCAAGGTCAGCTGATGCGCTTCTACGCCGACCTCTGGCGGCAGACGGGCTGCGGCGACGAGGACCTGTGGTGGCCGATCGTCGAGACCGCGGCATGGCTGCGCCGTGAGATGCGCGCGCCAGACGGCGGTTGTTATGCGAGCCAAGACGCCGACAGCGAGGGCGTCGAGGGCAAGTTCTACGTGTGGACGCCCGCCGAGGTCTCCGCGGTGCTCGGCGCCGAACGCGCGCGCGAGTTCTGCGCGGCGTACGCGGTCAGCGAGCACGGCAACTTCGAGCACGCGAACGTGCTCTGGGACGTCGCGCGCGGCCCGCGCGAGAACTTCGCGCCGGAGCGCGCGGAGCTGCTCGCCGCGCGCGCGAAGCGCATCCCGCCGGCCACGGACACGAAGCGCCTGCTCGGCTGGAACGCGCTCACGATCTCCGGCCTCGCGTATGCCGGCAGTCTGGTGCGCGACGAGACGATGCGCGACGACGCCGTCGCGCTCGCGGACTTCTGCGTCGCGCGCCTGCGCGCGCCGAGCGGCCGCTGGCTGCGCGTCTTCGCCGAAGGCACGGCCAAGGTCGACGCGTTCCTCGACGATCTCGCGCCTTGGCTCGCCGCGCTGCTCGACC harbors:
- a CDS encoding thioredoxin domain-containing protein, which gives rise to MSNPSRPANRLARETSAYLRQHMHNPVDWFPWGEEALAKARAEDKPLLVSIGYSACHWCHVMERESFEDDAIASLMNQWFVPVKVDREERPDVDQIYMDTVMRLQGHGGWPLTVFCKPDGAPFYAGTYFPPEPRHGLPSFRQVLEGLHRAYHQQRDKVDETARQVLASLRDRARGVASAPPGAEQLVAAARRTMQGADAEHGGFGGGPKFPTPSNLDLLMAAAPLLPAAERDAVLAHLRHTALEMSRRGLYDQLAGGFHRYCVDGNWGVPHFEKMLYDQGQLMRFYADLWRQTGCGDEDLWWPIVETAAWLRREMRAPDGGCYASQDADSEGVEGKFYVWTPAEVSAVLGAERAREFCAAYAVSEHGNFEHANVLWDVARGPRENFAPERAELLAARAKRIPPATDTKRLLGWNALTISGLAYAGSLVRDETMRDDAVALADFCVARLRAPSGRWLRVFAEGTAKVDAFLDDLAPWLAALLDLYRAGCGERWLALALEVAEEIRARFFDPEENDLFFTPVDGERLVHRPRSDHDGATPHSAGLAVVGLLRAATLSGRSELRATAERVLRTHAFSLERASYALPTLARAGAWAERGLDVAVVIGDAADPRTTALAVAARRALGPEDAVLVAAPSEASARLDPTWLAGKSLLNGAPAAYVCRGVECSLPVTEPAAVAALVSPHSR
- a CDS encoding class I SAM-dependent rRNA methyltransferase, coding for MSTPARIVLLPGRDASARRRHPWVLSGAVARVEGEPADGDLVRVLASDGEVLGHGHFAPASQLRVRLLEFGKESRGEALVAERLRAAREAHPLLAGTNALRLVNAEGDGLPGLVVDRFDDVLVVRAGSMAWLRRSDAVGQVLRDLTNARVGLARPDVAALRREGAQAEPRTLWGEPPSEPVLVRERGREYFADVAHGQKTGFYLDQREARDLVQALAAGKRVLDLFSYTGGMAVAALQGGAVHVALVDSSADALALAQRNLVHAGARERAEIVEADGFEFARKQARGFELAIADPPPLARRKADVQRAARAYKDMLLHLLRHAPPGGRVLAFSCSHHVGPDLFRKIAFGAALDAGRDARITAELGAPPDHPVSLYHPEGHYLTGLLLELAP